AACACGGGAATAAAGCGGTGCGCATCGAGATGCTTGTCAATCTGAACTATACAGCCCTTGAGGGAGTACATGGTTCTGTGTTTTTTCATCACCCACCACGGCGTGCACCCCAGACTTTCCAGCAGTGCTTTTGCCGCGGCAAAATCAGAAACAACAATTTTATGCTCCTTAAACACGCGGCCCGGGCCGTTACGAAGGTTCTGCTTAAACGTGAGTGTCGCAGTTTTTCCTTCCTGCCGGAGGCGAAGGGTCTGCTTTAGTTTGCGCAACTGTTCGTCTTCATAATCATAGAAAAGGGAATGGCTCATGCCGTCAAACAATTTCTTCGCACCGATTTTTTTCAGCCGTTGTTCGACGTTCTTTCGATTAATGCCGAGAATTTTTACTTCGACCTCTTTCATGGACATATCATACGAAGAAGTTTATATAAATGTTATTAAATGTTCTTTGGCTTTTTCCAGTCCACTAATTCCCCTGCTTTTCGCTCAATCATATCTGCTGGACGGAGAAGGGCAATCTGGGAACGAGAGAGAATGGAAACGTGCGGCATACGAGCGAGATACTGGGAAATATACCACACATCATCTGGCGAGGTCATCCATCCGCGCGCATCAAAACGAGACAAATGCACCGGGCCTGCATAGGAGCGAAGCGTTTTTCTTCCATCGTGGTTGGTGAAATATTCGTGAAAGTATGACATCACCAACTCGCGAATTGTTTTGTACACCGGCTCACGGTAGCGAAGCACGGCATGGTTTGTTTTTGAAATGGCGC
This genomic stretch from Candidatus Woesearchaeota archaeon harbors:
- the cyaB gene encoding class IV adenylate cyclase, with protein sequence MKEVEVKILGINRKNVEQRLKKIGAKKLFDGMSHSLFYDYEDEQLRKLKQTLRLRQEGKTATLTFKQNLRNGPGRVFKEHKIVVSDFAAAKALLESLGCTPWWVMKKHRTMYSLKGCIVQIDKHLDAHRFIPVFLEVKSASLPKIYALAKKLGFRKDDCKPWSISDVAEHYGEGGRA